The Bdellovibrionales bacterium CG10_big_fil_rev_8_21_14_0_10_45_34 genome includes a window with the following:
- a CDS encoding flagellar hook associated protein encodes MAISFGGINTGLPPNLVDQLVEAERIPIKNIETKKAKASEKLGLVNQLDEKLRAINENMSSLADSGGFRDMLLKSGDPTIVDGSVDPEKADTGRWNLEIVKLAEKAGAMSNLLPDTNSTELGVGYLRFETEDGDKEVFINGENNTLENVAKAINRAPINMRATIVQEKGGDEKGYRLLITHKEIGEEHPIDFPTVYMLDGDQDFFFDIKREASNGKIKLDGFEMEIQDNVIRDLIPGVTLDIKKQAPGEVITLGITEDFEVIAGKVKAFVDTMNEVLSFIQSQSKIDGNTDTSRTLGGDNLLRTVENRLRSLIQNPVVGIQGNYKRLSEVGVEFNRNGTLSYNDEKFQSALQSNPYDVHALFVGDGLSVGIIPTTKRTVGTLIDSSFGVIPNRKRGLQTNIDQMDRRIEGMERRVSQREQTLKRQFANLESTMSRLKQQGALVQAKMGGAGGGIGGLNFGGSSGGDSGS; translated from the coding sequence GTGGCTATATCGTTTGGAGGCATTAATACTGGGCTACCACCAAACTTGGTAGATCAACTTGTCGAAGCCGAACGAATACCAATTAAAAACATCGAAACCAAAAAGGCAAAAGCGAGTGAGAAGTTGGGATTGGTCAACCAACTTGATGAGAAACTTCGGGCCATCAATGAAAACATGTCTTCTCTTGCAGATAGTGGTGGTTTTAGAGACATGCTTTTGAAATCTGGAGATCCTACGATCGTGGATGGATCCGTTGATCCTGAAAAGGCCGACACAGGACGATGGAATCTCGAAATTGTGAAGCTGGCAGAAAAAGCCGGCGCGATGTCAAACCTTCTGCCGGACACTAACTCGACAGAACTTGGTGTTGGATATCTTCGGTTTGAGACAGAAGACGGTGACAAAGAAGTATTTATAAACGGAGAAAACAATACTCTAGAGAATGTGGCAAAAGCCATTAACCGTGCTCCTATCAATATGAGAGCTACAATCGTTCAAGAAAAAGGTGGTGATGAAAAAGGGTATAGACTTCTCATCACACACAAAGAGATCGGTGAAGAGCATCCCATCGACTTTCCGACTGTCTATATGCTTGATGGCGATCAGGATTTCTTTTTTGATATTAAGCGAGAGGCCAGCAACGGAAAAATAAAACTCGATGGTTTTGAAATGGAGATTCAAGATAATGTTATCAGGGATCTTATACCGGGGGTCACACTCGACATAAAAAAGCAAGCACCAGGGGAAGTGATCACTCTAGGTATTACGGAAGATTTTGAAGTGATTGCCGGAAAAGTAAAGGCTTTTGTCGATACGATGAACGAAGTGCTGTCATTCATTCAGTCGCAGAGTAAAATTGACGGAAATACTGACACCTCCAGAACTCTCGGCGGCGACAACCTACTCCGCACGGTTGAAAACCGGCTTAGAAGCTTGATTCAAAATCCAGTTGTTGGAATTCAAGGAAACTACAAACGCCTCAGCGAAGTTGGCGTTGAGTTTAACCGCAATGGTACGTTAAGTTACAACGATGAAAAATTTCAATCAGCACTACAGTCGAACCCATACGACGTTCACGCGCTTTTTGTTGGTGACGGGCTTTCGGTAGGAATTATTCCAACCACCAAAAGGACTGTGGGAACTCTCATCGATAGCTCATTTGGAGTGATTCCAAATAGAAAACGGGGACTACAAACCAATATAGATCAAATGGATCGCAGAATTGAGGGGATGGAAAGAAGGGTCTCTCAACGTGAACAGACCTTAAAGCGACAATTTGCGAACCTCGAATCGACCATGTCGCGACTCAAACAACAAGGTGCATTGGTTCAGGCCAAAATGGGCGGCGCCGGCGGAGGAATCGGTGGACTGAACTTTGGAGGGTCAAGTGGAGGAGATAGTGGGAGTTAA
- the fliS gene encoding flagellar export chaperone FliS, whose amino-acid sequence MSGKAAFNKYKQTSVLSASREKLLLMLYDGAIKFLKRAIVAAEEKKIAERATYIGKVYDIILELNNSLDHKVGGEVALQLEQLYNFMTEQLGKANVSGESEPLKNVLRVLETLNEGWVQAVEEIKTQGKSEIVFENKRSGEK is encoded by the coding sequence ATGAGTGGTAAGGCGGCTTTTAACAAATACAAGCAAACGTCGGTGCTGAGTGCATCCCGCGAAAAACTACTACTGATGCTTTATGATGGTGCTATCAAGTTTCTCAAAAGAGCGATTGTGGCAGCAGAAGAAAAGAAGATCGCTGAGCGAGCAACTTACATTGGCAAGGTCTATGACATTATTCTTGAGCTAAATAATTCGTTGGATCACAAAGTTGGAGGAGAAGTCGCACTCCAACTAGAGCAGCTTTATAACTTTATGACGGAACAACTTGGCAAGGCCAATGTCAGCGGTGAGTCGGAGCCTCTCAAAAACGTTTTACGGGTGCTTGAAACTTTGAACGAGGGTTGGGTTCAGGCAGTAGAGGAAATTAAGACTCAGGGTAAGTCGGAGATCGTTTTCGAGAACAAAAGATCGGGGGAAAAATGA
- a CDS encoding methylenetetrahydrofolate--tRNA-(uracil(54)-C(5))-methyltransferase (FADH(2)-oxidizing) TrmFO, whose amino-acid sequence MIAKKSTNNLNEPPTITVIGAGLTGSECAYQLAQFGFKVRLIEMRLTGKLTAAHKTQNFAELVCSNSFGSLTEGSAPALLKWEAEQLDSIILKVAKEFSVPAGQALGIDREKFSARVTQVLLDQPNIEIVADEIESIDQIPRPSVICTGPLTSDALSKSLLEHFGGDDFLYFFDAIAPIIAADSIDTSKTWMQSRWDKGSSDYINCPLTKDEYYNLVESINTARKVEPKEFEKDFEKTPYFESCLPVEVLAERGKDTLRFGPLKPVGLTNPHTGTRPYAVVQLRQDNLEATAYNMVGFQTKMAYPEQQRVFRMIPGLENAEFYKLGSIHRNLYINSPKLLSPNLSSKKDEELFFAGQITGVEGYFESTCIGLLVANFIKQKYRHQKFDPPPLATALGSLLTAITTIQNERFQPTNINFGLLPKADNNIRDKSVRKQTQIERAKSEFLRWIESRPTTF is encoded by the coding sequence ATGATTGCTAAAAAGTCTACGAATAATCTCAATGAGCCGCCGACTATCACTGTCATCGGCGCAGGACTAACTGGTAGTGAATGCGCCTATCAATTGGCGCAGTTTGGTTTTAAGGTGCGCCTGATTGAAATGAGACTTACCGGCAAGCTCACGGCAGCCCACAAAACGCAGAACTTTGCAGAACTCGTTTGCTCGAACTCCTTTGGAAGCCTCACAGAAGGTTCGGCTCCGGCTCTTCTTAAATGGGAGGCCGAACAATTAGATTCAATTATTCTCAAAGTAGCCAAAGAGTTTTCCGTGCCTGCCGGGCAAGCACTCGGTATTGATCGAGAGAAATTTTCAGCTCGAGTAACTCAAGTCCTATTGGATCAACCTAACATTGAAATCGTAGCTGACGAAATAGAGTCGATTGATCAAATTCCGAGGCCCTCCGTAATTTGCACTGGTCCACTTACAAGCGATGCTCTCTCGAAGTCTTTGCTCGAACATTTTGGTGGAGATGACTTCCTCTATTTTTTTGATGCAATCGCGCCCATTATTGCAGCTGACTCCATCGACACTTCAAAAACTTGGATGCAATCACGTTGGGATAAGGGGTCAAGCGACTATATCAATTGCCCACTTACTAAAGACGAATATTACAATTTGGTGGAGTCGATCAACACCGCTCGCAAAGTCGAACCCAAAGAGTTTGAAAAGGACTTTGAAAAAACCCCCTATTTTGAAAGCTGTTTGCCAGTTGAAGTTCTTGCTGAGCGGGGCAAAGACACTTTGAGGTTTGGGCCGCTAAAGCCAGTTGGCCTTACAAACCCACATACCGGCACAAGGCCTTATGCCGTCGTGCAGTTAAGACAAGATAACCTAGAGGCAACTGCCTACAACATGGTCGGATTTCAAACGAAGATGGCGTACCCAGAACAGCAGCGAGTTTTTAGAATGATACCTGGGCTTGAAAATGCCGAATTTTACAAACTCGGGAGCATTCACCGAAATCTTTATATCAATTCGCCCAAGCTATTGAGCCCAAACTTGTCGAGCAAAAAGGATGAAGAATTATTTTTTGCAGGGCAGATTACCGGCGTTGAAGGTTACTTTGAATCGACATGTATCGGGCTTCTGGTGGCAAATTTTATCAAGCAAAAATATCGCCATCAGAAGTTTGACCCACCACCTCTTGCCACGGCACTTGGGAGCCTGCTTACGGCGATAACGACGATACAGAATGAAAGATTTCAGCCTACTAATATCAACTTTGGGCTGCTTCCGAAGGCTGACAACAACATTCGCGACAAAAGTGTGCGCAAACAAACACAGATCGAGAGGGCTAAGTCCGAATTCCTCCGCTGGATCGAAAGCCGTCCAACTACTTTTTGA
- a CDS encoding polyketide cyclase, producing the protein MGSALNLVRHFYKGAFMFSKILIGLVVVVGLFLVYVSFQPSRYTIAREITVHAPPEVVFPYINNSQKANDWMPWQDEDPTVVMQYEGVEEGVGSISTWNSEGKMGVGKAEVVESIENEKVTTQLTYTKPMQMSQQAVVSLTPVDVGTLVKWEVTGENNFMGKVFCIFVNMDKMVGDQFEKGLQTLKQRLESRITE; encoded by the coding sequence ATTCTGATTGGTTTAGTTGTCGTTGTGGGTCTGTTTCTTGTGTATGTGAGCTTTCAACCTTCTCGCTACACGATCGCAAGGGAGATCACTGTACATGCTCCGCCCGAAGTAGTTTTTCCTTATATAAACAATTCTCAAAAAGCCAATGATTGGATGCCTTGGCAAGACGAAGACCCAACAGTTGTCATGCAATACGAGGGTGTCGAAGAAGGCGTCGGCTCAATTTCTACATGGAATTCCGAGGGTAAAATGGGAGTTGGGAAGGCTGAAGTTGTCGAAAGTATTGAAAACGAAAAGGTGACAACACAATTGACCTACACCAAACCAATGCAAATGTCGCAACAAGCCGTTGTAAGTTTAACGCCGGTGGATGTTGGAACTCTCGTAAAATGGGAAGTCACCGGTGAAAACAATTTTATGGGTAAGGTGTTCTGCATTTTTGTGAATATGGACAAAATGGTTGGCGATCAGTTTGAAAAAGGCCTCCAAACCCTTAAGCAAAGGCTAGAGAGCCGGATAACTGAGTAA
- a CDS encoding flagellin FliC, with protein sequence MALRINTNVASISAQRHLGRSEERTDHALKALASGQRIVRPADDAAGLAISENLRGQVRGLRQSKMNAENAISLIQVAEGGLNEQSNILIRLRELAIQAASDTVSDTERDFLNLEFDQLTQELDRIALTTTYGNKKLLEGSGEQFEFQLGAGGGEENVVSYSLNADSRAGTLGVDGMAIDDQDDARDNLDGIDEALQQIGAMRADFGAIQSRLSSAQSNLDIQYENLSEAKARISDADVAYETSELVQARVLQQMGTAVLAQAGDLPKRAEILLRNVF encoded by the coding sequence ATGGCTTTAAGAATTAACACAAATGTCGCCTCCATCAGTGCCCAGAGACATCTGGGTAGATCGGAAGAGAGAACCGATCATGCACTCAAGGCATTAGCGTCTGGTCAACGTATAGTACGACCGGCAGACGATGCCGCGGGGCTTGCTATCAGCGAAAATCTGCGGGGGCAGGTTCGGGGTTTAAGACAATCTAAAATGAACGCAGAGAACGCTATTTCTCTGATTCAGGTTGCTGAAGGTGGGCTCAACGAACAAAGCAACATACTGATTCGGTTGCGTGAGCTCGCTATTCAGGCAGCAAGCGACACGGTATCCGACACAGAAAGAGATTTTTTGAACTTAGAGTTTGATCAACTTACTCAAGAACTTGATCGAATAGCGCTAACAACAACATACGGTAACAAAAAGCTGCTCGAGGGGTCTGGTGAGCAGTTTGAATTCCAACTTGGGGCGGGCGGTGGTGAAGAAAACGTGGTTAGCTATTCTTTGAATGCGGATTCTCGTGCGGGAACCTTGGGTGTTGATGGAATGGCTATCGACGATCAAGATGATGCTCGCGACAATCTGGATGGAATTGACGAAGCACTTCAGCAAATTGGTGCTATGAGAGCAGATTTTGGCGCGATTCAGAGCAGGCTGTCATCCGCGCAAAGTAATTTAGACATTCAGTACGAGAATCTATCAGAGGCGAAGGCCCGTATTTCAGATGCAGACGTCGCGTATGAAACCTCAGAGTTGGTGCAAGCTCGAGTACTCCAGCAAATGGGAACCGCAGTGCTCGCACAGGCGGGAGACCTACCAAAGAGAGCTGAAATCTTACTACGAAATGTATTTTGA
- a CDS encoding flagellin FliC — protein MGLRVSTNVSSINAQRNLAASQVAVQKSFAQLASGSRITKAADDAAGLAISENMNAQIRGLRQADRNANDAISLVQVAEGGLVEVSNILTRLRELGIQAASDNISNTERGFLDLEVQQLKDEMQRISESTRFGGQNLLDGTGGEFGFQVNINNNDFQDRIYFDAAQINATNDNLGVSDLSFISKEGARDALSTIDAAQSQVNGHRATLGSVQSRLMSTSSNLNVAVENLSAANSRIRDTDIAASSAEVAKNNILLNASTSVLAQANQFPQVALKLVG, from the coding sequence ATGGGCTTAAGAGTATCTACTAACGTGTCGTCAATCAACGCACAGAGAAACCTAGCAGCGAGTCAGGTGGCCGTACAAAAGTCATTTGCTCAGCTGGCATCAGGAAGCCGAATTACAAAGGCAGCAGACGATGCCGCCGGATTAGCAATCAGTGAAAACATGAATGCACAGATCCGCGGTCTAAGGCAGGCAGATCGCAACGCAAATGATGCCATCTCGTTGGTTCAAGTGGCAGAAGGCGGTCTCGTCGAAGTGAGCAACATTCTTACGCGCTTGAGAGAGCTTGGAATCCAAGCCGCATCAGACAATATCAGCAACACGGAAAGAGGGTTTCTCGATCTTGAGGTGCAGCAGCTAAAAGATGAAATGCAGCGTATTTCTGAGAGTACGAGATTCGGTGGACAAAATCTTCTTGATGGAACCGGTGGGGAATTCGGTTTTCAGGTGAATATTAACAATAACGATTTTCAGGATAGGATTTACTTTGATGCCGCTCAGATTAATGCAACCAACGACAATTTAGGTGTGTCCGACTTGTCTTTTATCTCGAAAGAGGGTGCACGTGACGCTTTGTCGACGATAGACGCCGCACAATCTCAAGTGAATGGGCATCGTGCAACACTCGGTTCGGTACAAAGCCGATTGATGTCGACATCGAGTAACCTCAACGTTGCAGTTGAAAACTTATCTGCCGCGAACTCTCGTATTCGTGATACGGATATCGCCGCTAGTTCAGCAGAGGTCGCCAAAAACAATATTCTTCTCAATGCTTCGACTTCGGTGTTAGCTCAAGCCAATCAGTTTCCTCAAGTGGCTCTCAAGTTGGTGGGATAG
- the lgt gene encoding prolipoprotein diacylglyceryl transferase, translating into MKLLHEVNTIYWLTYPILALVFSWYLLKFRLVWLSTFEYKAVDVVDFIAWGWVGLLAGGRLGYFIFYNRETLFSDPTLLWDIWWGGMSFHGAILGFFTASLVVAKIKGRSPWPFLAESTIVAPIAIFVGRIGNFLNGELWGRVTDVPWGMAFPKSGTLENRHPSQLYEAVAEGLILFFLMSFLSKRLHASELGTGNGSKIMALVFVALYSVLRFAVEFFRAPDVQIGYLVFKFTLGQWLSVVLFCLVAPLLYHAWQKTNSFVKSAP; encoded by the coding sequence ATTAAACTACTTCACGAAGTGAACACAATCTATTGGCTGACCTACCCAATCCTTGCTTTGGTTTTTTCTTGGTACTTATTGAAGTTCCGTTTAGTTTGGTTGTCGACTTTCGAGTATAAAGCGGTCGACGTTGTCGACTTTATTGCCTGGGGATGGGTGGGATTACTCGCCGGGGGACGACTCGGCTATTTTATTTTTTACAACCGAGAGACTTTGTTTTCTGATCCGACACTCCTTTGGGATATCTGGTGGGGCGGCATGAGCTTTCATGGGGCAATACTCGGGTTTTTCACTGCCAGTCTGGTTGTCGCAAAAATCAAAGGTAGGAGCCCCTGGCCCTTTTTGGCAGAGTCGACGATCGTCGCCCCTATTGCGATTTTTGTAGGTCGTATTGGCAATTTTTTAAATGGTGAACTCTGGGGTAGGGTAACCGATGTTCCGTGGGGCATGGCTTTTCCAAAATCAGGGACTCTCGAAAACCGGCACCCCTCTCAGCTCTATGAAGCAGTTGCAGAAGGCCTCATTTTATTTTTTCTTATGAGCTTTCTCAGCAAGAGGCTGCACGCATCAGAATTGGGCACTGGAAATGGCAGTAAGATTATGGCCCTCGTGTTTGTGGCACTCTACTCAGTTTTGCGCTTTGCCGTTGAGTTTTTTCGAGCACCAGATGTTCAAATTGGTTACCTTGTTTTTAAATTCACATTGGGGCAATGGCTGAGTGTGGTTCTCTTTTGCTTAGTGGCACCGCTGCTCTATCATGCTTGGCAAAAGACAAACTCCTTCGTAAAGAGCGCCCCCTAG
- a CDS encoding response regulator: MKILIVDDEPLIRRPLRKLFEGRGHTVMEAANGLEGLDALQSFFPDIVFLDVVMPGLTGPQVVEQIPGNCEARVFLMSAFSENKLDSLIQSKKIEAFIKKPFENIVNLLSLIEGESPKECL; this comes from the coding sequence ATGAAGATTTTAATTGTCGACGACGAACCTCTAATAAGACGACCGTTAAGAAAGCTGTTCGAGGGCCGCGGACATACAGTTATGGAAGCTGCTAATGGGTTAGAGGGACTGGATGCGCTGCAAAGCTTTTTTCCGGACATTGTCTTTTTGGACGTTGTCATGCCTGGATTGACTGGCCCACAAGTGGTTGAGCAGATTCCCGGCAATTGTGAGGCAAGAGTGTTCTTGATGTCTGCATTTTCTGAGAACAAGCTTGATTCGCTCATTCAGTCAAAGAAAATTGAGGCTTTTATCAAGAAGCCATTTGAAAATATTGTTAATCTATTGTCTTTGATTGAAGGCGAGTCTCCCAAGGAGTGTTTATGA
- a CDS encoding flagellin FliC produces MGLRINTNVASINAQRQLSTQQKRSEHALSALSSGSRIVNASDDAAGLAISENIKAQTRGIRMARQNAYNAQSLIQVSEGGLNEISNILIRIRELGVQAASDNVSDVERDFLNQEVVQLVEEADRIAKTTKFGNKALLDGSGEELEFHVGPFAGDENIIKYQISADAQGDALGYSGITVESRDTARDSLAQVDETLTQLGKLRADFGAVQSRMGMTVSNLDIQYENLSAAGSRIRDADVAFEASEAASAQVLQSAAVGVLAQANSMPQQALRLLA; encoded by the coding sequence ATGGGCTTAAGGATCAACACTAACGTTGCCTCGATCAACGCACAAAGGCAACTCAGCACACAACAGAAGAGGTCGGAGCACGCACTCTCGGCTCTCTCTTCAGGTAGCAGAATCGTCAATGCTTCTGACGATGCGGCAGGACTCGCAATATCAGAAAATATCAAAGCACAAACACGCGGTATCAGAATGGCCAGACAGAACGCCTACAACGCGCAGTCACTGATTCAAGTGAGTGAAGGCGGACTGAATGAAATCAGTAACATCTTGATTCGTATTCGAGAATTGGGTGTTCAAGCAGCGAGTGATAACGTCTCAGATGTAGAACGGGACTTTCTCAACCAAGAAGTTGTTCAGTTAGTTGAGGAGGCGGATCGTATCGCAAAAACCACAAAATTTGGTAATAAGGCTTTACTCGATGGTTCAGGCGAAGAACTAGAGTTCCATGTTGGACCATTTGCTGGTGATGAGAACATCATTAAATATCAAATTTCCGCAGATGCTCAAGGAGACGCTCTTGGCTATTCCGGAATAACCGTAGAGTCTCGCGATACAGCCCGAGACAGTTTGGCGCAGGTTGATGAAACTCTCACTCAATTAGGTAAGCTTCGCGCAGACTTTGGAGCTGTTCAGTCTCGAATGGGAATGACAGTGAGCAACTTAGACATTCAGTATGAAAACTTGTCAGCGGCGGGCTCTCGCATTCGTGATGCAGACGTAGCGTTCGAAGCATCAGAGGCTGCATCTGCACAGGTTTTACAGAGTGCAGCCGTAGGCGTGTTAGCGCAAGCTAACTCAATGCCTCAGCAAGCATTGAGACTATTAGCATAA